The Luteolibacter sp. Y139 nucleotide sequence TGACGTGTGAGGCGGGCCGGCCGCCTTGCAGGTAGATGTCCCAGCCGCGGAAACTTTCGCCGGGATTCATGCGGGCGATCACGGCTCCGGTGGGCGCGCCTTCGAGGCGAATGAAGCCGCCGTAGGTGACGCGGTCGCCGCGGGAGAAGCTGGCGAGGTCGCCGAGTTCGACGGGCCCATCGCTGACCACGGGGGCCTTGCCGAGCGGGGCATCGATGCGCGAGAGATTCGCCGGCCACTCGCGGGACTGGCCGTCGACGAGGCCGCGCAGGGGACCTTCCGATTCGGTGAGCGGGAGGTGAAGCACCAGCGTGGAATCCGCTTCCTTCGGCGGGGCGATCGTCGCATTGGCGAGCCATGCCTCGAATTCCGGGCGGGCGGAGCCCTTGCGATCAGCGAGGGCCTTTTCGGTGCCGGAGATGTCGCTGGCCAGCGTTCCCCAACGCTCCCGATCTTCGATGAGCGGCACGAAGACATTCGGCGGGTGCTCGGCATTGTTGCCGTCGAGCGCGCTCATCGGCGTGTTCCGGAAGAACGCGGTGAGTGAGTAGAATTCCTTCGTGGAAACCGGGTCGAACTTGTGATCGTGGCAGGCCGCGCAGCCGGTGGTGAGGCCGAGCCAGACGGCGGACATGGTGTCGACGCGGTCCTTGGCGTAGATGGCGTCGTATTCCTCGGGGATCGCGCCGCCTTCGCCGCTGGTGGCGAGGCAGCGGTTGAAGCCGGTGGCCACTTGTTGATCGAGAGTGCGGTCAGGAAGGAGATCGCCGGCCATCTGCTCGGTGGTGAACTGGTCCCACGGCATGTTTGCCTGGAACGCGCGAACGACCCAATCGCGGTAGGGCCAGATGGCGCGGTAGTTGTCGATGTGGATGCCGTGGGTGTCGGCATAGCGTGCGGCATCAAGCCACTGGCGGGCGAAGTGCTCGGCACTGGCCGAGGTGGCGAGGAGGCGGTCGACTTCAGCTTGCAGCTTCTCCCAAGTGAACGCGGCGGATTCTTCGGGTGAAGGGGGAAGGCCTGTTAGATCCAAGTGAAGACGACGATAGAAGCGCGCGGGTGTCTCGGTCGGATTCGGCTTCAGGCCTTTCTCTTGCAGCTTGGCGGCGATGAAATGGTCGATGGGATTGGCGGCCCAGTCTTTGCCTGCCTCAGGGAGTTCCGGGCGCTTTACCGGGATGAAGGACCAGTGCGCTTCGTAAGGAGCACCCTGGGCGATCCACTTCTCTAACAGCGCGACCTGCTCCGGCTTCAGTGTCTTGTGGGAAGCGGGCGGAGGCATCATCTTCTCCGGGTCCTGCTCGTGGATCAATTTGACCACCATGGACTCCTCCGGCTTGCCCTTCACGATGACCGGCTTGCCGTCTTCCCGCGCGGCGAAGGCGTCCTTTTCAATATCCAGCCGGAGAGGGGATTTCTTCGGTTCGCGGGTTCCGGAGTCCGGGCCGTGGCAATGGTAGCAATTCTCAGAGAGGATGGGCTGGACGTGCTCGTTGAAGGAAACCACCTCCGGCAATTGGATCGGGGGAGCTTTCGCTGGCTCCTCGGCCGCCTTCACTTCCTTGTCTGCCGCTGTGGACGCCGGTTGCTCGCACGAGAGAATCGTCAGCGAGCAAACCGCGGCGAGGGCGGAAGTGAATGGGTTGAATCGCATTTTCAAACTGGTTTAGTGAGAAATCCGGTGATTTCCAGTGGATTCCGCTCAAACGTAGATCGGGAGGAGAAGCTTTCAGTCCGTCCAATATCCTGCCCTTCCTTGTGGCGTCTCACGATATGGCGCAAAACCACCCCGACATGAAGTCACCGATTCATGCGACCTTCGATTTTCCGGGATGTCCATTCTTGCCCGAAGTGACGCACGCGCACGGGCCTATGATCACGCGGGCTTTTGGTGGGATGAAGTGCGACCGCTACTACTTCGCGGCGCTCAGCTATGCTCAGTCGCTATGGCGCGAAGGGAAGCCGGCGCAGGCGATCCTGCAGCTCAACAAGGCCTTCATGGCGGATCTGAGCGGAGATGAGGAGGTTCTTGGAAAGTTCCCGCCGCCGTATGGGGCGCTCGTTTGGATGCTCCAGCAGCGGCCGGAGGGGCGCTTTTTGGGGAACCCGGTCCGTCATTTCCAGCATCTGGCGACGCGGGTGAGCGGAGAACGAAAGGAAATCCGCGCGTGGCGGGCTTGGGCGTGCTTTCACCTGTCGCAGCGGGTGTTGCCGGAAGGGGAGTTTCCGCCCGACGAGGAGCAGGTGGCGAGGGAGGCGGTTGTTTTTCCGGGGTGGGAGGAAGTTTTGGACGCGATTCGCGAGATGGGGTGGAGAGGAGAGGTGGAGGTGCTGGAGGGTGTGGCGTCGGCGCTTTGAGGCGTAATGAAGGCGCGAGGTTTGGTCCGCTTGTGGGGACCACTCGGGCGGGATGAATCCCGCGCTCCCAGTTTATCGGTCGGAGTTGAAGAACCTGCGGTGGTTTTCCGCAGTCAGCGCCACGAGATTCTCTTCGCCGGTCTCAAGCCTTTCCGCCAAGGCTCTCGCGATTCGGGTCAGGTTCGCGGGATGGTTTCCTTCGGCGGTGGGATGAGTGATGAACTCTTCCGGAGGCATCATGTCGGGGGCGTCGGTTTCCACGAGGAGCCGATCTTGCGGTACTGCCTTGAAGGCTTCGACGACCTTTGCCTTGCGCGGCTGGAGGAAGTATCCGGAGAAGGAGAACCAAGCTCCGAGATCGGCGAGGCGCTTCACGAGTTCCGGTGAGCCGCCGAAGGAGTGGAGGAGGAAGTTTTCCGGTGGCTTCTCTTGATCGAAGGCGGCGAACAGGGGCTCCCACGCTTTCAGCGCGTGAATGGTCACGGGCAAGCTACGCTCGCGGGCGCGGGCGAGTTGGGGGAGGAAGACTTCGCGCTGGACCTCCAGAGATGGTGAGGAGACCCAGCCATCGAGGCCGCATTCGCCGATGGAGGCGTTAGGGAAGCGGTCGAGGAAGTTCTCTAACAGGGCCAGCCAATTGCCGGAACGGAGATGGGCTTTCCATGGATGGAGGCCGAAAGCGGGTTGGACGAAATCGGGGAATGTTTCGGTCAACCGGGCGACGGTTTCCCAGTCGTCTTCGCCGGTGCCGTTGACGACGCACCCTGCCACTCCAGCGGCCCGCATTTCCGCGATGATTTTCGCGGGATCGGCGAAACGCTGGAGGTGGTTGTGGGAGTCGTAGAGGGTCATGGCGTGAGAATGTCGACCTGCGGCCGACATCGCGTCGACGGAACGTCGACACCCCTTATTCCACTTCGACGATCAGATTGATCTCCACCGCGACATTGAGTGGCAGGGCGGCGGCACCGAGGGCGGTGCGGGAGTGCTTGCCCTTGTCGCCGAAGATTTCGATGAGCAGCTCGC carries:
- a CDS encoding DUF1553 domain-containing protein, translating into MRFNPFTSALAAVCSLTILSCEQPASTAADKEVKAAEEPAKAPPIQLPEVVSFNEHVQPILSENCYHCHGPDSGTREPKKSPLRLDIEKDAFAAREDGKPVIVKGKPEESMVVKLIHEQDPEKMMPPPASHKTLKPEQVALLEKWIAQGAPYEAHWSFIPVKRPELPEAGKDWAANPIDHFIAAKLQEKGLKPNPTETPARFYRRLHLDLTGLPPSPEESAAFTWEKLQAEVDRLLATSASAEHFARQWLDAARYADTHGIHIDNYRAIWPYRDWVVRAFQANMPWDQFTTEQMAGDLLPDRTLDQQVATGFNRCLATSGEGGAIPEEYDAIYAKDRVDTMSAVWLGLTTGCAACHDHKFDPVSTKEFYSLTAFFRNTPMSALDGNNAEHPPNVFVPLIEDRERWGTLASDISGTEKALADRKGSARPEFEAWLANATIAPPKEADSTLVLHLPLTESEGPLRGLVDGQSREWPANLSRIDAPLGKAPVVSDGPVELGDLASFSRGDRVTYGGFIRLEGAPTGAVIARMNPGESFRGWDIYLQGGRPASHVIDSWDKSANKIVAPNPLKPGEWHHVMVTFDGTAASPQASAIYIDGQNAGGATNPNNVGATIETKVPLRLGSRENNDSKLNGKVALQDFRFYRRLLSPQEIASLAQDSMLQHITALPADQRTKEQLDTLFGYYLATVDAPSRELRVKLEALKSEQGTLRARGSVSLVMEEKKGEPFAHVLTRGVYSDKGEKVAPTTPAVLPPMAADSPKNRLGLARWLTDPANPLPARVTMNRAWYYLFGTGIVETNDDFGIMGARPTHPKLLDWLAAEFVDSKWDYRHMVKLMVTSAAYRQSGTVSPEKLEKDPMNRLISRGPRYRMDAEMLRDTALATAGLLSPKIGGPPVKPYQPEGIWEAVAMKESNTRFYKQDTGEALYRRSIYTFWKRTAPNPAMEILNAPSREVFCVRRDRTNTPLQAFVILNDPQFIEASRRLAENAMKASADASARLDFLSSRLISRTLAEPERKLAMETHDSALAVYKSDAKEAQAMISNGETKADPSLDVPELAAWTLVSSQLLNLDETLNK
- a CDS encoding TatD family hydrolase, with protein sequence MTLYDSHNHLQRFADPAKIIAEMRAAGVAGCVVNGTGEDDWETVARLTETFPDFVQPAFGLHPWKAHLRSGNWLALLENFLDRFPNASIGECGLDGWVSSPSLEVQREVFLPQLARARERSLPVTIHALKAWEPLFAAFDQEKPPENFLLHSFGGSPELVKRLADLGAWFSFSGYFLQPRKAKVVEAFKAVPQDRLLVETDAPDMMPPEEFITHPTAEGNHPANLTRIARALAERLETGEENLVALTAENHRRFFNSDR